The DNA sequence tttaaaatgATGAAAATAAATTGCAGCAAAAAATTGTTAGAACTTAGAAGTGTTGCATATATAATTAAAGAAATGGTGATGcccattattttattttttttaaactaatgATAATGCCACCTtagcttattattattttttcaaatgtTTATTAGGTTTATTTTTTGAAGAAATAATTATATTGTTTAGTTGTTTGAGTTATTTGTTGTGAAATTAACAATAACCCATCATGACAATGTCGACCTACCATCGATGGGATGAATGTGAAGCACATGACAATGTTTGTAGTAATTTCAGGTCACACTCTCATGCATGTTAGTTTATGCATTATGTTCCATGAACAATTGAACattgttttgttttattaagCTATTATTTATTTACGTTTGACGAGCTAAGAAGTAATTCACGCATGCTTTTTTTTTAGACACTGTAGAGCATTATTTAATGATTTAATTATTtggttaatttttataattttatcgaatttttaattaaatttttatattttttttatttagatctCTATATCATATCAGATTTTGTAAATAAGTTTCTACCGTAATAAAAATATTGGAACTAATATTCTGTTAAATTATAGGGAGTATTCAGTCAAGTGTTAGGCATATTCATTTTGTTTAACAGAATATTCAATTAATTCCAATATTTTTGTCACGACagaaatttaattacaaaatctgATATGGTATaggaactcaattaaaaaaaaagtatagagatttaattaaaaatttaataaaattataagaccggtaaaataattaaaccatatttaatttatatatatgctTTTATTCTCCCGTTTCCCTATTAGTGTAAGTTATAATATCATAATtgttataattaaataattaataaattttaaaaaaatatttaaatgtaaactctaaaaataagttaaagtatctttaataaaatacaaaagtgatgagttcaaataaaattaaaagccAAATATTGTGGCCACATACAAATGAGTTTTAATATAAGTTGTTCACCAATGACCATTAAACTTTAACtctatttgttattttttttcttaccATCCTCTACTTTGATAGGATGAACACTAGTTCattacttaaattttaaaaatttataattaacaaataaatgACTGCAGGTATATAATAGAATTCGAATTTCTAATAGAATTCGAACTTTTAATATAACAACACTTATTCAAACAAATTAATGAATTAACTACTAAATCTTCTGAAGTTAATTCCATTCATTAATCTCTTATCTCGTAGATGGTATGTAACTTTTTTATATGTGGCTTCCtagaattaaataaaataaccaTAATTGATAAAATTTACAAGTTAAAAGAAGTTTTGTCTTTGTCTATTTCTTCTAGTTTATAGTTAGATGTGGAAACCAAAATAGTTAGATGTTACGTACATATTCGGAATTATTCACCTTTTCTTCTATTAAATGAGCATCTTTTGTCTTTTCCTTACCATTGAAATCTTAAGGAAAAATGAAAGCTggtaataaaaatactaaataaccTAAATAATATATAAGTTGGATATTTAATTCAATAGACATATAGatgattatatttattatttttaattaaattattatttttttatttgatttactcACACATAGTTAATAATGGTTGGATATTAAAGTTTAAGAGATAATTTAAAAGTgaagtattatttttttattttattagatcaattttagaatttattgtttatattatttataaaagtCATTATCTACTTAATAAAATCGAAATCTTAATGCAttaatgcatatatatataatatatatatatatatatatatatatattcttcaaTTCAACAGATTAAAGATTAATTTGTTACgaatctaaattttatttaagagtttgtcgttaattaataaattattatatatacgACATAAAATTTGTCCTAACACTTACTTAATAGACGATTAAAATGACTATTCAACCAATTCAAATTGGTCGGTAATATGAGttacatttttattttgggGGAAATCGCCCCCATAATGAGATATGTCTTTATATCCAGTTTACTCAACTCTAATTGTGGCCTATTGTTACCCTATCGATGGctatatatttaaaattgaaaGTTGGTTATGGTGACAATAATATAGCGAATCCGAAGACACAAGATGGTCAAAAGCTATTACTTTGAAATTATTCTGAATGATATAGTATGtgacaaattaaaattattaaaataggtGTATAAGATTCAAATTCCACCGTAAATAAAGACCTATCATCACATGACTTTTTTTCTTGAAAGAGATTGATTGATCATATCTAGCTATATATACCTTGTATGTGGAAAGTTTATTATATGTTATGCTTAATTAATTATGAGCAAGGCTACGTGAATCGTAAATAttgttttttttgttagtaGTTATTAATCGATAatattttagttaatatatataattattttacatataaaaaatatataatttatatttaaaaattttttatttatataaattaatatagtttttatatatatattaaaatttttacacataaatttataaaatttatttattaaaaataatttaatatttatattaatcaaataataataaaaaatactaaaaattatgGGTCCCAAAAATTTctcattaattataataatttaaccTTTTATGTTATACTTAAAGAAATttatacaatatatataaaagaatatttacattaataattaatacataaaaatttaatccttcTTCAAATTGCAAAGATTACATACATTAAATGATTACATCAccatctatattttttttttaacttttcaaGATGATGTGATATGCATATATTCATATACCTCATTTCTCAATTCTCACCTAGCTTGCGCAATAATGGGAGACATGGTCGCAGGTATATAAGGAATATTCTTTCCCCATAGAATTAATTCAACTTAAATCCTAGCTACATAGTTATTTTTAGTCATAATTCAATATTTCTTCAGCAAGATCCATATATATCTATTTTGAGAAATGATTTATAtactttatctttttaaatactaaatcgatttatttttctttactaTTAAATCAAGCATGTGAGAACCCATTAATTATATAAGTCTCACACATTATTTGATCTAATCATATAGAAAAATAATctaatttagaattaaagagaaattaagtACAAAAATCACGACTCTTTTTTCTAAATCATCTATAtatgttataaaaaataatatttatattattttttgtatacaCATCTCTGATACGAAAGAAATGTCATATACAAAAAAATAGTACAAATATCATTTCTCGTATATAACATACGATAAATCATGTCCAGAGCGGCTCCCACAATGAATTGAGGCTAGGGTTATCCTCAAAGTAGTTGATGTTACTTTGTTGATAGTGAGGGCTTGGAACATTGAAATCTTCCATTGAtgattgctgaggtgatgattcaaattcttgttgttgttgttgggaaCTTTGTTGTTGTGCCATTTCCATGTAAATTAGGGCAACAAGGTTGGCTTGTTGAAATTGCATAGTTGCAACCTCAGCTTGTGTTTTTGCCAATTGTGCTCTAAGCTCATTGACTTGCTTCTGAAGCTGGCAAATTGCACCTGCACAACCATAAACTGGGTCCCTTATTCTTGCACTTGCCTCATACACCATGCTACTCACTGCATCAGCTCTTTGAGATTCCGGAATCtcctaaaatatatataaaaaaataatatatgagctttaatttaaaactaattagtaaaaaattctatgttaaataataaaaaagtctcACGGTCCACAAATTTAGGCCAACAGAATACTCGATAACTGGAGACTTTGAGGAGGAATCAAGtgaaagaatataaaataaaaaaaacaccaCATCTAACTCAAAATCTTAAAGTGTTAAGTTAATGAAtttctcatcttataaacttttcattttttttttgatatgaGACTAATTTCATACAATTCTTACGCTTACAATATTAACAAAGATTATAGAGTTTTGAAGAGGTGAAGAGTGTTACATATAACTACTAAGAGGCCCACAATTAGGTATTCGTTATATTTGAGTAATTATAGGTCCTTTATTGGAATGAGGAAGTCAATGTGATTAATTAATTAGCATGCCTTCTCCCCTAAGCATAATTAGTAAaagaataacaaaataatataaaaaaaaggagCTACTATATATGTCTCCACTGTATGTTtactttcaataaaaaaattattcaaaaatgatatatatatatatataatcatataaataaaataattctaaaattatatatatatatatatatatatatatatatatatatatttggaaattttttaaatatttttaaaatattaatattttagtaattttaattaatatattttataattaaaatgaacAACTAAAATGATTGAAACAGCTATCTTTTTAAGAAGATTTGAAATTGTTTGTGACGGTCAAAGTTTGAGGGGTTTGCATAAAAAAGAGGGAACTTATGTCCCTTGAAGAAGTCTAGTCTTGCATCCTGTCTCTGAATAATGGAGTGGTACTTTCTAATTCCTTCCTCCTCGTCTTCACACTCACGCAGtaaattctaatattaaataacaataattactTAGATTCACATCTtgagttagttttttttttatttttatgtttcttctCATGCTAACGAAAAATTCTTATATAAATAAACTATactaaataaaaagaaagaaaggaagatGTTGACGTAATGTCAAAAATTCTGTTATTATCTAAACTGTAAAAAtactttaataattaaatttaaattatataaaaaattttatttgtatattttaatcCATCacaaatatatttgtatataaatatatgtataatttaatttattttatactgATGACTGATTTTGGTGGCTGATTTTGATATGTGTAACACACTggaaattataaaaagatataaaggtaaaaactcaggtgcagtcaacttcacgtgaagttgatagttttcgttaaataaaaatttagtcaaatcagtcaaaccATCTAACcgctctcaactatcaactttatgTAAAGTCCACGCAAGCATTTGAAAAATACCTGCAAGAACTTGACGATGTTGCTAGCGCCAAAGACCCTATGAGCAATGGTGAACTTGGTAGGCTCGGTGGGAGGGAAATATGGCGCAAGCATGCATTTCTCCGTGCATCTTCGCCTCAAGATCTTGCATGCTGCACAAGGGCTCATCACAACCGCCACCGTCGCCGCCGCCGGAGGAGGAGGATAACCagaagaagtagaagtagaGTTAGAGTAGGTGGTGTTGTTAGTGTCACTTCCCTCCATATTATTAATAATACTTTGGTATTGTATTGTTTTTTATGGAGAGAAAGGAAGAGCGTGTGAATTGGGAAGAAGAGAAGTAAAGAAGGGGCTATATATAAAGGGAAGTGTGCGTCATAACAGAGGAAATATGATGTCAGCATTTGAAAATAAATTCACGcgtaattataaaaatatgaaattattaattaaattcttttagaaatatataaaagaGTGAACATttacatataataattttttatataaaattattagttaataatattttaataatttttaattataaattttatacaaaaGATAGAAGAGGGCAATATTAATGTGGGGGTGGGTGCACGTACCTCCTcactttgtttgtttgtttgttattCGGTTCTCTGTGTGAATGTGAAACATAAATATTACTCCTTCAACTTTGAATGGAGAAAATACATAAACTACTTTCAAGGCACACATTTTGCTTCTTTTCCATGTTTTTGCTTTAATTACAAGCACgtcaaattttaattaatatgtgTTACTAGTTATTAAACTATAAAACTATTCTCAAAGGTAGAAATATTGATAAAGGTAATTacaaaagatacaaataatttatccattaactataaaaaaatttttattcataaaaattaatcaaGTATTATATATGTAGGTAACAATGAATGACTATGATATCAATaagttataactcaaatgatATAGTCTTCTTACATTTAAGTAAGAGGTCGCGAGTTCAAGTCTcctatttttgataaaaaaaaaacaatgaatGACTATGATAgaatattttgtatatttaatccatattttattcaaatagtatttatataatttaaatttcacAGCTTAAATTTTCATTTCCTAATAAAAATTAACGTTACGTGATACAAGGACCACTCCGATTTAGGATGATATTTTTGctatataatatttttcatcaaaatcagttttttaatcattaattttaagtttttcttttttttttagaagtACTTTTGCATTTCCACGGAGAATCTTTGTGGTTTGCCTACGTGTATAAATGCCTTGCAAAGTTTCTTTCTCTAAAGTGGTTAGAAAATGAAAGAGATAACACATACATATGTCCTCATCACACTCCAGCTTTTTAGGACTCAAATTTATTAGTATAATTTTCAAacataaaatttgataattgtTCCGGActcaatttttggatttttcattAGAGCAACCTCCAATTCGGTTATCTGGATTTAAGTTTTTATTATGGTCTAAATCGATTTAGTAACTCAAATTCTTTACCTATATTTAAAAAGAGTCAAATAGGATATTCAATCTTAACTATCGCCTACACCTTTTAGATTTATTCTAACTTGAAAAGTATGTTTTTGCAGGTATCACTTCTGTTGCTCTAGAAGTTTAATCCATCATCGTCAAGACTAGTCAGTCTCTGATTTCTTTCACAATTCGTATGAGTGATATTTtgtacaataataaaaaaaataaaaaactgaaaACTTTCCATGAAATTCATAGTGCAATaaacatctttttaattaatctaCCTCTTAAAACTATATTACGTGTAAGACAAGTAAGATATGAAATAAACTAGACATTAGGCATATGACAAAACTACTCTTATTTGATTTGTTTGTTTATGAATATTTTTCCTCGtctttaaattttatcataACGGACAACACAAAGTAGGGGCAGCCTCAGAGGACAAAGCAAAAATAAACATATGTTAATTGAGCCATCCACTAGAAAAATCTTTGGCTCTTGGggtcttatttatttattggcTTTCTAAATTAGTGTTTTAAAATTTATACCGTTGACCTAACTTTTTGTCTAATTACTCTCAGTCTTCCAAAAACTATCCaacaagaaaatgaaatgagTCTTTTGTCTTctcattttcatatagaaaaTTCTACCAAGTCAATAGATCATATCTTAGTACatcatttaaatttatttattgttagaatataattagaatcaagtattatttaatatatctgaatatttattatagaagattacgtttttattattatgattcTCTTAGCATCTATAAATATGCTTCTATATTGTATCATTTTATACAATTTGAATAAACAACTTAAATACACTCAATAATATACACATCCTTTCTCCAATTTAGTCTCTTATTTCTAACATGGTATCCTCCTTGAAGAGGATAGATTGTTTTCCTTGTGGTGAACTCACCGTagttttttgcatttttttctaTGTCATTCTTCTTTCCCTTTTGTCACTTCTTTGATGCTTTTTCACCTTACTGACTAGCCTATTTTCTCTGTCTTGTGTTCTTTTTCGAGTCGAATGATCAAACACTATTGTCATCCGCTGCTGCTTACCTATTCTTATGAAGAAATCATATagttttctctttctttcgCCAGTTCCGTCTGCGTTCTCTCGTGAAAGTTCTGTTTGTGTTCTCTCGTGGTAGTTCCGTCTGCGTTTTCTTGTGGCAGTTCCATATGTGTTTCGTCTGTGTTTCCTTGTGGCAGTTTCGTTTGCGTTTCTTTCTAGCAGTTCCGTTTACACTTCCTTCAAATAGCAGTtctaataaatattcagatatactaaattatactaattatattttaacaatcgttagaattcaattagaatcaattagtattatttactaaataatactaattaattctaattgatcctaattatattctaacatttacaataatgttatattaattatttaattttatgtattattatatttttacctttaatttgatatataaaTAGATTCATCTTATTATAAACAATATATACCagtattatataattattttttctttttatttttgttcttatatattctgttatattatttttttcttcacaTGGAATGAATGATATGGACcactaatttatttatatatattttacttttgAAGAAAGCTATGATGAGAGGTAATAGTAATACatattcattttaaaaaaaaaaggaaagatatAGAAAATTATaagatttatgattttaaaactACATTATTCTGGCATATAAAATTGATGAAATATTCAACTGAAAGGGAATCCACGTATAGCATTTTacattactttttatttttcaaatgtTTAAAATATAACGTGGCACTCTAGAAGCTAAGCAAGCATAATAATGTCACTATTAATTATAGTGCCATTTCTAATTAGATATgctatataataatatatcCAAAGTTATTGCTTATTAGGTTTGCCGCCACCACTGAGACAAAGCTTTCCACTCCCTTAACTACCACCTGATTCACAAAGGTTTGATATGTTTGGATATATACAAAGTAATAAAATGGCAATAATAGAATGTATGGgatattattatattaagatttattgtttaattatttcaaaatataaaatagaatgATGATATATTAAATGTATGAGTGCACGTGACTCGATTCGATCCGAAGATCTTAGAGTTAATTTGGtgtaattttattgggtttagAATCGGATAAGAAtctcaaaaataaatttgatcaTTATTTATAGTTGGATTCATATCAAGACGAATTCGATTTCATCGACCCATGTACATCTAGGGATGAAAATAAGTCAAACGTCCTTCCAGAAACATGTAGTCTGACCTGTATTTGTCCTGACTTGGCCTGGCCTGTTATAAAATAGACACAAACTCAAGCCTTTATAAAAGTCTTAATATGTTAATAGATCAGGACTAGACTCACTAATTAGTCTTACTAGCCTGTCAAGCCTGCTTGACTTgttaaaacataattaaatatattaattattttttattattaacacaattattagatattttaaatttattatattgtattataaatatttttgtacattttaaatttttaaaaattcttataaatattaaatatgacatattacatattgttcataccctgacccaataataaaggcccaggtccaaacgAAAGGTCTAGTCCAGAGGATTGAGCCTTGCTGAGCACCGACCTTCTTACTAAGAAGTCGGTCTTGACTACGATttgctctaaagaagtcgggacggagaatagttggcagattaacatcaattcaaataagtaactgcccctaaaatctctctaaccacttccggaagccatatcttaacctccctaagataaagggacggttatcacccaaaaaatatggcactactccaacggtggttattggctcaccactataaatacactgacacccctcaggtatctctaagcccaatacattctaaacttgctcacacccttgctaacttaggcatcggagtgtctttgcaggtaccaccctcCATTCATTCACGtacacaagtcggaaggaggttCCAGCGTGCGAACCTGCTCGGAAGCTACCATTCGCAGACGATTGGGCCGGCCAAATACAGTCCAGTCTatcaatctccggttacccaccgtaacattggtgccgttgccggggacccgagagatcagcCACCGATGGCGAacagatcccacgaagaaggtcatgtggagacagattctgagcaagagaatctggacacaggcaATAACGATGCGGACTTCACCCTCCACCAGGAAATTGATAATCAACACAGGAAAggtacctccggagtaaaaAATCAGAAGGTAAACTCCTCAGAAGGGCGCAAATCAGAAAAAGAAGGACCATCCCATGTGactgaactcatgggattagtccacagtcgcctggaacagttagaacaagaacgggagcgacaaaaggaaaccgaaaaaagcctaaaagaggagatggaacgacgaaaagagttagaaagaaaactctcaAAGTTAGAATCCTCCATCAAAGGTCGCAACTCCCGTGATGAAAAGGAAGAGTCGCCCTTAGGTGGggaggatcctttcagcgaagacataatgagggcaaaagttccgagaaacttcaaaagccctgatatggacctctatgatggaaccacggatccaaagcatcacctgagcaacttcaaaagtcggatgtacctagctgatgcttccgacgctacgcgatggaaagccttcccgactactctatcgaaagcagcgatgaagtggttcgatagcctccccccgaggtcggttaccagctttgaagacctctcaaggaagtttttgatgaggttctctatccagaaagacaaagtgaaacatgcaccgagtctcctgggaataaaacaggaggtcggagaatctttacgagcctatatggaaaggttcaacaaagcatgtttggagattcaagacctgcccaccgaggcagtaataatggggttagtcaatgggcttagagaaggtcccttctcgcaGTCCATATCCAAAAGACACCCCACCTCCTTGAGTGATGTGcaggaaagagctgaaaagtacatcaacatggaggaaaacgctAAGCTGAGAGACTTAAGTTGGCGACCTGGGCAccctccctcaacaaaagagagggagagggagaccaagaagaaagaagaactcggtctcgacaGACCAAGGAAGtaccactcttatactcctctaaaagtttcaatagtggatgtatacagagaaatttgcaacactgaaaggctgccaccccccagacccatcaaaaataaaaagggaggaagccgcagcgactactgtgagtaccataaaatatatggtcactccacgaACGAttgttacgaccttaaaaatgtgatagaaaagttggtcagagaaggtcggcttgacagatatctcatagaaaggtcggacaaCCATGGGAAGAGGAAGCGAGATGATATCGacagaagagacccaccaccgtCGACTCCtgagagacatatccatatgatctcaggggggttcgcgggagggggactcacaaaatcctctcgcaaaaggcACTTCAAGAGAGTCTATCAGGTCGGAAGAGAATCATCTGATCTCCCTACCATCtcattcactaaagaagatgggcaaggaataacCCTTGGACATGATGATCCAGtagtaataactatgatcctagccaatgcccatctccacagaaccctagtagaccaaggaagctcagctgacatcctttttaagcccgcctttgacaagctagggttggatgagaaagaattaagagcctaccctgacaccctatacggattagggaacacgccaataaaaccattgggatttttgcccctccacaccacttttggaataggggaaaaatcaaagactctgagtatagacttcatagtcattgatgtcgggtcagcatataatgttttaatcggcagagctacccttaatcgactcggagcagtggtatccactccccacctctgcatgaaatttcTGACCTCAGCGGGAATAGCAATGGTAAGGGGAGACCAAAAG is a window from the Arachis stenosperma cultivar V10309 chromosome 3, arast.V10309.gnm1.PFL2, whole genome shotgun sequence genome containing:
- the LOC130970755 gene encoding LOB domain-containing protein 1, with product MEGSDTNNTTYSNSTSTSSGYPPPPAAATVAVVMSPCAACKILRRRCTEKCMLAPYFPPTEPTKFTIAHRVFGASNIVKFLQEIPESQRADAVSSMVYEASARIRDPVYGCAGAICQLQKQVNELRAQLAKTQAEVATMQFQQANLVALIYMEMAQQQSSQQQQQEFESSPQQSSMEDFNVPSPHYQQSNINYFEDNPSLNSLWEPLWT